The bacterium region TTGGAAAACTAAACAAAGCTATTGCGACATTATTAGCACCTTCGTGAGGTAAAAAATATCCATGATGCGTGCCACCGAATTTATTTACCAAAGGTATCCACATTTTTGCGTAATTTTCAAATTCATCCGCCTTATAAGGGTTTATTATATAACGAAGGTAACAGGTAACCATTTTTATCCTCCATAAGGAAATTTATAGACTAAATATTTTCTATGATAGATATAACAAAAGTTAAAATAATAAATAGAATGCCCGAGACCAGGTATTATATTTGAAAGAAGGACACTAAGCCATGGATCCTTGCTTTTTTTCCTTGAATCTTCAAAAGCCTCACTATTCATATCTACAGAAATTATAACACTAATGATATAATCTTTAAATAAAAAACGAAGAAGAGATATTGGCTATATAGAAGGCGCAAGCCGTGAACAGGTTATACGTTTCCCC contains the following coding sequences:
- a CDS encoding NIPSNAP family protein — protein: MVTCYLRYIINPYKADEFENYAKMWIPLVNKFGGTHHGYFLPHEGANNVAIALFSFPSLAEYEKYRHKINEDPECQSAFKYAKETKCIISYERNFLRPVFK